Proteins encoded by one window of Candidatus Odinarchaeum yellowstonii:
- the acs gene encoding acetate--CoA ligase — protein MIRKGVQWVVKDPKKENVFWPSKELKKYANMSDASIYETAKKDRAAFWAKIAKEVITWYKPFDKVYEENLPFFKWFIGGKLNVCYNAVDRHVETWRRNKAAIIWEPEPVNEPNRILTYNDLYREVNKFANVLKKLGVKKGDRVSIYLPMIPEVHIAMLACARIGAPHSVVFSAFSAQSLKDRIEDAKSKILITADGYYRRGKVINLKASADEAVVGTTVEKIIVVKRAGNEVSWVNGRDYWYHELMNQVDDYCEPEQMDSEDILFILYTSGTTGKPKGIVHTTGGYAVQAFITTKWVFDLHDEDIYWCTADIGWVTGHTYGCYGPLLCGGTQVVYEGAPDTPDWGRWWSIIEKYGVNIFYTAPTAIRMFIKMGEEWVKKYDLSTLRILGSVGEPINLDAWLWYFNVIGGGRCAITDTWWQTETGGTIINSIPGIGPFIPTVACRSFPGVEHDIYDEKGDRPAQGDSGYLVQIPPLAPGMLRGIWGNPEKYKETYFGQYGGKVYFSSDGAYFTEDGYIRITGRVDDVMKVAGHRLSTGELESVICGHPAVAEAAVVAQPHEIKGEAPVAFIILKPGYNASSQLEKEIVEQVVKGIGPTGKPEKIIFAEDLPKTRSGKIMRRVLRALVRNEPLGNIMTLQNPESVEGLKTAVGYKGPG, from the coding sequence ATGATTAGAAAGGGAGTTCAATGGGTTGTTAAAGATCCTAAAAAAGAAAACGTTTTCTGGCCTTCTAAAGAGCTTAAAAAATACGCTAATATGAGCGATGCTAGTATATATGAGACAGCTAAAAAAGATAGAGCCGCCTTCTGGGCTAAGATCGCTAAAGAAGTTATAACATGGTATAAACCATTCGACAAAGTCTATGAGGAGAATCTACCATTCTTTAAATGGTTTATAGGCGGTAAACTAAATGTCTGCTATAATGCAGTGGACAGACATGTTGAAACATGGAGGAGAAATAAAGCAGCAATCATATGGGAGCCTGAACCGGTGAACGAGCCTAATAGAATACTAACATACAATGACCTTTACAGGGAGGTTAATAAATTCGCTAACGTATTAAAGAAACTCGGCGTGAAGAAAGGTGATAGAGTAAGCATCTATCTACCGATGATACCTGAGGTTCACATTGCCATGCTAGCCTGTGCTAGAATAGGCGCACCGCACAGCGTTGTCTTCTCAGCCTTCAGCGCTCAGTCGCTTAAAGACAGAATTGAAGACGCTAAATCAAAAATTCTAATCACAGCTGACGGCTACTACAGAAGAGGTAAAGTTATAAATTTGAAAGCTAGCGCGGATGAAGCTGTCGTCGGAACCACTGTTGAAAAAATTATAGTGGTTAAACGCGCTGGAAATGAAGTCAGCTGGGTGAATGGAAGAGACTACTGGTACCACGAATTAATGAATCAAGTAGATGACTATTGTGAACCTGAGCAAATGGATAGCGAAGACATCTTGTTCATATTATACACTAGCGGAACAACCGGTAAACCTAAAGGTATAGTCCACACAACTGGAGGATACGCAGTTCAGGCGTTTATAACAACAAAGTGGGTTTTCGACTTACATGATGAAGATATATATTGGTGTACAGCGGACATCGGCTGGGTTACAGGTCACACATACGGTTGCTATGGACCTCTGCTATGCGGCGGCACACAAGTAGTTTACGAGGGCGCCCCCGATACACCAGACTGGGGTAGATGGTGGTCTATTATCGAGAAATACGGCGTAAACATCTTCTACACAGCACCAACCGCGATTAGAATGTTCATTAAAATGGGTGAAGAATGGGTTAAGAAATATGATTTAAGCACACTTAGAATCTTAGGCTCTGTAGGGGAACCTATAAACTTAGATGCTTGGTTGTGGTACTTTAATGTAATCGGAGGAGGGCGCTGCGCTATAACCGACACTTGGTGGCAGACAGAGACAGGTGGGACAATTATTAACTCGATACCTGGTATCGGTCCATTCATCCCTACAGTGGCTTGCAGATCATTCCCCGGAGTTGAACATGACATATACGATGAGAAAGGTGACAGACCAGCTCAAGGAGATTCAGGTTACCTTGTTCAGATTCCACCACTCGCCCCTGGTATGCTAAGAGGTATTTGGGGTAATCCTGAGAAATATAAGGAAACATACTTCGGCCAGTACGGTGGAAAAGTGTATTTCAGCTCTGATGGAGCGTACTTTACAGAAGACGGTTACATAAGAATAACAGGTAGAGTCGACGATGTTATGAAAGTAGCCGGTCACAGACTTTCTACAGGTGAACTTGAAAGTGTTATTTGCGGTCACCCAGCTGTAGCAGAAGCCGCAGTAGTGGCTCAGCCACATGAGATTAAAGGGGAAGCACCTGTAGCTTTCATAATACTTAAACCAGGGTATAATGCAAGCTCACAGCTTGAAAAAGAAATCGTAGAGCAAGTTGTGAAAGGAATAGGGCCCACAGGTAAACCTGAGAAAATCATATTCGCAGAGGATCTTCCAAAGACCAGAAGCGGTAAGATAATGAGAAGAGTTCTCAGAGCACTGGTTAGAAACGAGCCTTTAGGAAACATTATGACACTCCAGAACCCTGAGAGCGTTGAAGGATTGAAGACAGCTGTCGGCTATAAGGGACCTGGTTAA
- the carA gene encoding glutamine-hydrolyzing carbamoyl-phosphate synthase small subunit, whose protein sequence is MSSERDSFDAVLVLEDGSIFRGFSFGCKGEFEGEVVFNTGMVGYPESLTDPSYHEQFLCLTYPLIGNYGVPSYEMFEYSLPKYFESDRIQVKGLIISELCFQPSHWLSVKTLGEWLSEQGVPGIYGVDTRELTKRLREKGVMLGVLETFIEVDELDESELIKKAMSVKDPNERNLVAEVSSKETLVYNKGGKLRVVLYDCGVKYNIIRCLIKRGVEVIRVPYDTSFDQVLAYKPHGVLISNGPGDPKKVSSLIFNVRRLLETGTPIMGVCLGNQILALSAGADTYKLKYGHRSQNQPALDVLTNRCYITSQNHGYTILENTLQETDFKPWFVNVNDHTNEGIIDKSGRAFAAQFHPENHPGPVDTEFIFDLFVKKMSG, encoded by the coding sequence ATGAGCAGTGAACGTGATTCATTCGACGCTGTGCTTGTATTAGAGGACGGCTCTATTTTTAGAGGTTTCAGTTTCGGTTGCAAAGGCGAGTTTGAGGGTGAAGTAGTATTTAATACTGGTATGGTAGGCTACCCTGAATCGCTTACAGATCCATCCTACCATGAGCAGTTTCTATGTTTAACATATCCTTTGATAGGTAACTATGGTGTTCCATCATATGAAATGTTTGAATATTCTCTTCCAAAATATTTTGAATCTGATAGAATCCAAGTTAAAGGCTTAATAATAAGTGAACTATGTTTTCAACCAAGTCACTGGCTCTCAGTTAAAACTTTAGGTGAATGGTTAAGTGAACAGGGCGTGCCTGGAATATATGGAGTTGATACAAGGGAGTTGACTAAGAGACTCCGTGAGAAAGGTGTCATGCTAGGTGTTCTGGAAACGTTTATCGAAGTAGATGAATTAGATGAATCTGAGTTGATTAAAAAGGCTATGAGCGTTAAAGACCCTAACGAGAGAAATCTAGTAGCGGAGGTGAGTTCTAAAGAAACTTTAGTTTATAACAAGGGGGGGAAACTTAGAGTAGTATTATACGATTGCGGTGTTAAATATAATATTATAAGATGTCTTATTAAAAGAGGGGTTGAAGTTATAAGGGTTCCATATGATACTTCTTTCGATCAAGTTCTCGCCTATAAGCCTCACGGTGTGTTGATAAGTAACGGGCCCGGTGATCCTAAAAAAGTATCTTCTCTAATTTTTAATGTTCGAAGACTTTTAGAAACCGGCACTCCTATTATGGGTGTTTGCTTAGGTAATCAGATTCTAGCATTAAGCGCTGGAGCTGATACATATAAATTAAAATACGGTCACAGATCTCAAAACCAGCCTGCCCTAGATGTTTTAACTAATCGATGCTATATTACTAGCCAGAATCACGGTTACACTATTTTAGAAAATACATTGCAAGAGACAGACTTCAAACCATGGTTCGTTAATGTGAACGATCATACCAATGAAGGTATAATAGATAAGAGTGGTAGAGCTTTCGCTGCGCAATTCCACCCTGAAAACCACCCTGGACCGGTTGACACTGAATTTATTTTCGACTTATTCGTGAAAAAAATGAGTGGTTGA